A window from Leptothermofonsia sichuanensis E412 encodes these proteins:
- a CDS encoding NAD(P)H-quinone oxidoreductase subunit N, with protein sequence MDFASLAAQLNTGAILPELIVTATLLVVVVGDLIVGRAASSKWTPYLAILGLLASIVSLYYLWDPSNPISFLGSFNGDNLSIVFRGIIALSAAVTILMSIRYVEQSSTSLAEFLTILLTATLGGMFLSGADELVMIFVSLETLSISSYLLTGYTKRDPRSNEAALKYLLIGASSSAIFLYGLSLLYGLSGGQTNLNEIAASISAAGLEQSIAVVIALVFVIAGIAFKIAAVPFHQWTPDVYEGSPTPVVAFLSVGSKAAGFALAIRLLVTAFPYLTEQWHFVLTALAILSMILGNVVALAQTSMKRLLAYSSIGQAGFVMIGLVIGTDAGYSSMIFYLLVYLFMNLGAFTGIILFSLRTGTDQISEYSGLYQKDPLLTLALSICLLSLGGIPPLAGFFGKLYLFWAGWQAGAYGLVILGLVTSVISIYYYIRVVKMMVVKEPQEMSEAVKNYPEIRWNLPGMRSLQVGLVITLIATSIAGILSNPLFTLSNQSVTRTPMLQATVKPEKPIAVKSPLHETAQVSLRS encoded by the coding sequence ATGGATTTCGCCAGTCTTGCCGCTCAACTTAATACCGGAGCGATTTTACCGGAACTGATCGTAACTGCCACCCTGCTGGTGGTGGTCGTAGGAGATTTGATTGTGGGGCGGGCCGCGTCCTCTAAATGGACTCCCTACCTTGCCATCCTCGGTTTGTTAGCCTCCATTGTTTCTCTGTACTACCTGTGGGACCCCTCCAACCCAATTTCATTTTTGGGCAGTTTTAATGGGGACAATCTGAGTATTGTGTTTCGCGGGATCATTGCGCTCTCGGCAGCCGTGACTATTTTGATGTCCATTCGCTATGTCGAGCAGTCCAGCACCTCGCTGGCAGAATTCCTGACTATCCTGCTGACTGCAACCCTGGGGGGGATGTTTCTCTCCGGAGCAGATGAGTTGGTGATGATTTTTGTCTCTCTGGAGACACTCAGTATCTCCTCCTATCTGCTGACGGGTTACACCAAACGCGATCCCCGCTCGAATGAAGCTGCCCTGAAGTATCTGCTGATTGGGGCATCCAGTTCTGCCATTTTCCTGTACGGATTGTCTCTGCTGTATGGTTTATCTGGTGGCCAGACGAACCTGAACGAGATTGCTGCCAGCATTTCAGCAGCGGGACTGGAACAGTCGATCGCGGTTGTCATTGCTCTGGTGTTTGTGATTGCTGGGATTGCTTTCAAAATTGCAGCCGTTCCCTTTCACCAGTGGACTCCCGATGTCTACGAAGGATCTCCAACGCCAGTTGTCGCCTTCCTTTCGGTGGGATCGAAGGCAGCGGGGTTTGCTCTGGCGATCCGGCTGCTGGTAACGGCGTTCCCTTACCTGACGGAGCAATGGCATTTCGTTTTAACTGCCCTGGCAATTCTCAGCATGATTTTGGGGAATGTGGTTGCGCTGGCACAGACCAGTATGAAGCGGCTACTGGCATACTCGTCCATTGGTCAGGCGGGGTTTGTCATGATCGGTCTGGTGATTGGTACTGATGCCGGATACTCCAGCATGATCTTTTATCTGCTGGTCTATCTGTTTATGAATCTGGGTGCATTCACAGGTATCATTCTCTTTTCTCTGCGAACCGGGACAGATCAGATCAGTGAGTATTCTGGCCTGTATCAGAAAGATCCGTTGCTGACGCTGGCACTCAGCATCTGCCTCCTGTCTCTGGGGGGCATTCCGCCCCTGGCCGGGTTCTTTGGAAAACTTTATCTGTTCTGGGCTGGCTGGCAGGCCGGTGCCTATGGACTGGTGATTCTGGGCCTGGTTACCAGTGTAATTTCGATTTACTACTACATCCGGGTGGTCAAGATGATGGTGGTGAAGGAACCTCAGGAAATGTCGGAGGCGGTGAAAAACTATCCTGAAATCCGCTGGAATTTACCGGGGATGCGATCGCTCCAGGTAGGGCTGGTAATTACCCTGATTGCGACTTCGATTGCGGGCATTCTTTCCAATCCACTGTTTACCCTGTCCAACCAGTCCGTCACCAGGACTCCTATGCTGCAAGCAACTGTGAAGCCGGAGAAACCGATCGCGGTGAAGTCTCCGCTCCATGAAACGGCTCAGGTATCGTTGCGATCGTAG
- a CDS encoding NAD(P)H-quinone oxidoreductase subunit 4: protein MSNHFPWLTTITLLPLVASLFIPLLPDKYGKTVRWYSLAVAFIDFALIVYAFWQNYDFQNPDFQLVEIYSWVPQLGLNWTLAVDGISMPLVLLASLVTTLSMMAAWQVKEKPRLFYFLMLAMYSAQIGVFCAQDILLFFLMWELELVPVYILISIWGGQRRLYAATKFILYTAIGSIFILVAALAMAFYGGNVTFDMRELGMKDYSLTFELLVYAALIIAYGVKLPIFPLHTWLPDAHGEASAPVSMILAGVLLKMGGYAIIRMNVEMLTDAHFYFAPALAILGVVNIVYGALVSFAQRNLKRRMAYSSISHMGFVLLGIASYTELGLSGAVLQMISHGLIAAALFYLAGVAYDRTHTLMLDKMGGLGKAMPTVFALFTIGSMASLALPGMSGFVGELAVFIGFATSDSYTSIFKTVVILLSAVGLILTPIYLLSMLREMFYGKENAALKGIALLDARPREVFITACLLLPVIGIGLYPKLLTQTYDVKTVQVASHARTVMSVVAQQPVQMFTQVSAAPPLSKAAATPELFGIVK from the coding sequence ATGAGTAATCATTTTCCCTGGTTAACAACCATTACCCTGCTGCCGCTGGTAGCCTCTCTCTTCATTCCACTGCTTCCTGACAAGTACGGTAAGACTGTCCGCTGGTACTCTCTGGCAGTTGCCTTCATTGATTTTGCTCTGATCGTTTATGCATTCTGGCAGAATTACGATTTCCAGAATCCTGACTTTCAACTGGTTGAAATCTATAGCTGGGTTCCCCAACTGGGGTTGAATTGGACTCTGGCCGTAGATGGCATTTCCATGCCCCTGGTACTGCTGGCAAGCCTGGTTACCACTCTGTCCATGATGGCTGCCTGGCAGGTCAAGGAAAAGCCACGGCTCTTCTATTTCCTGATGCTGGCAATGTACAGCGCCCAGATTGGTGTGTTTTGCGCCCAGGACATTCTGCTCTTCTTCCTGATGTGGGAACTGGAGCTGGTACCCGTTTACATCCTGATCTCCATCTGGGGGGGACAGAGACGGCTGTATGCAGCAACCAAGTTCATTTTGTATACGGCGATCGGATCCATCTTCATTCTGGTCGCGGCTTTAGCTATGGCATTCTATGGTGGCAATGTCACCTTTGACATGCGCGAGCTGGGCATGAAGGACTACTCCCTGACCTTTGAACTGCTGGTTTATGCCGCGTTGATCATTGCTTACGGGGTCAAGCTTCCCATTTTCCCACTGCACACCTGGTTACCCGATGCCCACGGCGAAGCCTCTGCTCCTGTTTCCATGATTCTGGCGGGGGTACTGCTGAAGATGGGTGGGTATGCCATCATCCGCATGAATGTGGAAATGCTGACTGATGCCCACTTTTACTTTGCACCTGCTCTGGCAATTCTGGGAGTCGTCAATATTGTCTATGGAGCGCTCGTTTCCTTTGCCCAACGCAATCTGAAACGGCGGATGGCGTACTCTTCTATCTCCCATATGGGATTCGTCCTGCTGGGCATTGCCTCCTACACAGAACTCGGATTAAGTGGGGCTGTTCTGCAAATGATCTCTCACGGACTGATTGCAGCCGCTCTGTTCTATCTGGCAGGTGTAGCTTACGATCGCACCCATACGTTGATGCTGGACAAAATGGGGGGGCTGGGCAAAGCCATGCCAACGGTTTTTGCTCTGTTTACAATTGGCTCTATGGCATCGCTGGCATTGCCTGGCATGAGCGGGTTTGTGGGTGAACTGGCGGTATTCATTGGGTTTGCCACCAGTGACTCCTACACTTCAATTTTTAAGACAGTCGTCATCCTGCTTTCTGCGGTCGGTCTGATTTTGACTCCGATCTATCTGCTCTCAATGCTGCGTGAAATGTTCTACGGCAAGGAGAATGCGGCCTTAAAGGGAATAGCCCTTCTGGATGCCAGACCCCGCGAAGTATTTATCACCGCCTGTCTATTGCTGCCTGTGATTGGTATCGGGCTGTATCCCAAACTGTTAACCCAGACCTACGATGTCAAAACAGTTCAGGTGGCAAGCCATGCCCGCACTGTTATGTCCGTAGTTGCTCAGCAACCTGTGCAAATGTTTACCCAGGTTTCAGCTGCACCTCCCCTGTCGAAGGCAGCCGCAACTCCTGAACTGTTTGGGATCGTGAAGTAG
- a CDS encoding IS4 family transposase has protein sequence MQQITEFRQVLQPLLGWHGARLAFVAQFLIALLRTRTVNLSELAASFCGSAQIPSNYKRLQRFFSDFDLDYAAIARAVVCLMGIPQPWVLAIDRTEWSFGGSVFNILTLGICHQGISFPVVFLMLDNRGNSNTQERIDLLNEFFTIFGEDVRLRCLTSDREFVGREWIGYLLEDEPIPFRGRIRETETLSDGSKALNGRVLFADLKAGETKILRKRRQVWGHWVYVVGLRLDTQELLILVTNHSPHSALKDYALRWNLETLFGAFKTRGFCLEATHFIDDYRVRKLFALLTLALCWVMRTGVWRQAHKTIQLKSHGRKAQSLFRYGLDYLHNLLVNLDHKLDEFLDNLKLLSCT, from the coding sequence ATGCAACAGATTACCGAATTTCGCCAAGTTTTGCAGCCCCTCCTCGGTTGGCATGGTGCGCGGCTGGCATTTGTGGCTCAATTTCTGATCGCCCTGCTACGAACCCGTACGGTGAATCTGAGCGAATTGGCTGCTAGCTTTTGTGGTTCCGCCCAAATTCCGTCGAACTACAAGCGTCTCCAGCGCTTCTTTAGCGACTTTGATCTCGATTATGCGGCGATTGCCCGTGCCGTGGTCTGCCTGATGGGGATCCCGCAGCCTTGGGTGCTCGCCATAGACCGCACCGAATGGAGCTTTGGCGGTAGCGTTTTCAACATTCTCACCCTGGGCATTTGCCATCAGGGTATTTCCTTTCCGGTGGTGTTTCTGATGCTGGACAACCGCGGCAATTCCAACACCCAAGAGCGCATCGATTTGCTCAACGAATTCTTCACGATTTTTGGCGAGGATGTCCGCCTGCGGTGCCTGACGAGCGACCGCGAATTTGTTGGGCGGGAGTGGATTGGCTATTTGCTCGAAGATGAGCCAATCCCGTTTCGGGGGCGGATTCGCGAAACTGAAACGCTCAGTGATGGCAGCAAAGCCCTGAATGGCCGCGTCCTCTTTGCCGATCTCAAAGCGGGTGAAACCAAGATTTTACGCAAACGCCGTCAAGTGTGGGGACATTGGGTGTATGTCGTTGGTCTGCGGCTTGACACCCAGGAATTACTGATTTTGGTCACCAACCATTCACCCCATTCAGCCCTCAAAGATTACGCCCTGCGGTGGAATTTAGAAACCCTGTTCGGTGCGTTCAAAACTCGGGGCTTCTGCCTCGAAGCGACCCATTTTATTGATGACTACCGAGTCCGCAAGCTCTTTGCGCTCCTCACATTGGCGTTATGTTGGGTGATGCGAACGGGGGTGTGGCGGCAGGCGCACAAAACGATTCAACTCAAGTCCCATGGGCGCAAAGCCCAGAGTCTATTCCGATATGGCTTAGATTACTTGCACAACCTACTCGTTAATCTTGACCATAAATTAGATGAGTTCTTGGACAATCTCAAACTTTTGTCCTGTACTTAG
- a CDS encoding dienelactone hydrolase family protein: MYSGTISPNPTRDRYTLKRVSLIQVLVMKVLLATLIAPLASLFMAVAAQAELRTQVVEYNHGNTILEGYLAYDDEFKGPRPGVLIVHEWTGLGTYVKQRADQLAKLGYVAFAADIYGKGIRPDNPKDAATQAGIYRADRQLLRDRATTSLAVLKKNPLANPEQIAAIGYCFGGGTVLELARSGAPIAGVVSFHGNLDTPNPADAKNIQAKVLVLHGAIDPYVPPEQVAAFEKEMNAAKVDWQLISYGGGVVIALPIRRLVTTPQRVPLTTKRLIGDRLPTCCSSLKNCFLLLQRKRLP; this comes from the coding sequence ATGTATAGCGGAACGATTTCTCCCAATCCAACCCGGGATCGCTATACTTTGAAGCGGGTTTCTCTTATACAGGTGCTGGTGATGAAAGTTTTGCTTGCGACTCTGATTGCTCCGCTTGCTTCTTTATTCATGGCGGTAGCTGCTCAGGCAGAATTGCGTACTCAGGTAGTCGAATACAACCATGGAAACACGATTCTGGAAGGCTACCTTGCTTATGATGATGAGTTCAAAGGACCCCGTCCGGGCGTGCTGATTGTCCATGAGTGGACGGGGCTGGGAACTTATGTCAAGCAACGGGCTGACCAACTGGCGAAGCTTGGTTATGTGGCGTTTGCAGCCGATATCTACGGCAAAGGAATTCGTCCTGACAATCCTAAGGATGCGGCAACCCAGGCCGGAATTTACCGCGCTGATCGCCAGTTGTTACGCGATCGCGCCACCACTAGTCTTGCTGTTTTGAAAAAGAATCCGCTGGCAAATCCTGAGCAAATTGCTGCGATTGGCTACTGTTTTGGTGGCGGTACTGTCCTGGAACTGGCCCGGAGTGGCGCTCCAATTGCTGGCGTAGTGAGCTTTCACGGAAATTTAGACACGCCCAATCCTGCCGATGCTAAAAACATTCAGGCAAAAGTGCTGGTGCTGCATGGGGCGATTGACCCCTATGTCCCCCCAGAACAGGTGGCTGCATTTGAAAAGGAAATGAACGCGGCGAAGGTTGACTGGCAACTCATTTCCTACGGAGGAGGAGTGGTGATAGCTTTACCAATCCGGCGGCTGGTAACGACCCCTCAACGGGTGCCGCTTACAACGAAACGGCTGATCGGCGATCGTTTGCCCACATGTTGCAGTTCTTTGAAGAACTGTTTCCTGCTCCTCCAGCGGAAACGACTTCCCTGA